A genomic stretch from Rhodobacterales bacterium HKCCA1288 includes:
- a CDS encoding PAS-domain containing protein: protein MDRIPQDAMRKYVFRENYLISDVEATDWYLADPEDRAGAWRNLALGLEHLHPDIRRKMDRLSRHGEGFLLIGRLGQDEISLSGGFEDGQITITVSPLTHSGQRSIVDHDSLERLQEETKTLRHAMEANPYPIWRHDVDGKIIWANAAYFDLVERLRGETGVVLWPIPDVFCDSLAEAGAQEDKARVGLLPDHPPSGGTGPDGKLWYEVRQHRTAPVGETAELEPPTDGSLYIATPCNRLVAAERSLRNFVQTLSKTFAHLPVGLAIFDRKRELILFNAALVELSTLDPRWLSGRPSLFEFLDQLRDNRRMPEPRDYRAWRSSLIALEKGAENGNYEEIWNLPDGQSFRVLGRPHPDGAVALIFENISSEMSLTRKFRADMEIYQSALDHDEQAIAIFNGNGELEVSNAAYAMLWEDDPRERLTRDDFAQALQIWEGRCLPHLVWEELRQTMTQAQGEVRSSMSDVVWMSDGRRLNIYLTPLKSGRTMIKFRTSLQKSGQRPPPPQAVEPSTETRATSPITMLMNYATSQNG from the coding sequence ATGGATCGCATCCCGCAAGATGCGATGCGGAAATATGTGTTTCGCGAAAATTACCTGATTTCAGATGTCGAAGCCACTGATTGGTATTTGGCCGATCCCGAGGATCGCGCAGGCGCTTGGCGCAATCTTGCCCTAGGCTTAGAGCATCTGCACCCAGATATCCGCCGCAAGATGGATCGTTTGTCACGCCATGGCGAGGGGTTCCTGCTGATCGGTCGATTGGGGCAAGATGAAATCTCGCTCAGTGGCGGGTTTGAAGATGGGCAGATCACCATAACTGTCTCGCCGCTCACCCATAGCGGTCAGCGCAGCATTGTTGACCATGACAGCCTTGAACGCCTGCAAGAAGAAACAAAAACATTGCGCCACGCTATGGAAGCAAACCCCTATCCGATTTGGCGCCATGACGTGGACGGGAAAATTATTTGGGCCAATGCCGCCTATTTTGACCTTGTCGAGCGTTTGCGCGGTGAAACGGGGGTGGTGTTATGGCCAATCCCCGATGTGTTCTGCGACAGTCTGGCCGAGGCCGGCGCACAAGAGGACAAAGCGCGCGTTGGGTTGCTGCCAGACCATCCTCCCAGCGGGGGCACAGGGCCTGATGGCAAATTGTGGTATGAGGTGCGCCAACATCGCACCGCGCCCGTAGGTGAAACCGCAGAATTGGAACCGCCAACAGATGGGTCACTCTATATCGCCACGCCGTGCAATCGTCTTGTCGCCGCAGAACGCTCTTTGCGGAACTTCGTTCAGACCCTGTCGAAAACCTTTGCCCATCTGCCTGTTGGTTTGGCCATATTCGACCGAAAGCGCGAATTAATCTTGTTCAACGCTGCCTTGGTTGAGCTTTCCACGCTTGACCCCCGTTGGCTTAGCGGGCGACCCAGCCTCTTTGAATTTCTTGATCAATTGCGTGACAACCGCCGTATGCCAGAACCACGGGATTACCGCGCGTGGCGCTCAAGCCTGATCGCGTTGGAAAAAGGCGCAGAAAACGGCAATTACGAAGAAATCTGGAACCTACCTGATGGTCAAAGCTTTCGCGTCTTGGGCCGTCCCCACCCTGATGGAGCGGTTGCGCTGATCTTTGAGAATATAAGCTCGGAAATGTCGCTTACACGAAAATTTCGCGCAGATATGGAGATCTACCAATCCGCCTTGGATCATGACGAACAGGCAATTGCGATTTTCAATGGCAATGGTGAGCTTGAGGTTTCCAACGCCGCCTATGCGATGCTGTGGGAAGATGACCCGCGTGAGCGGTTGACGCGCGATGATTTTGCGCAAGCCCTCCAAATCTGGGAGGGGCGCTGTCTGCCGCATCTTGTCTGGGAGGAGTTGCGCCAAACCATGACACAGGCGCAAGGCGAAGTGCGCTCTAGCATGAGTGATGTGGTCTGGATGTCGGATGGCAGACGGCTCAATATCTATCTCACGCCCCTGAAATCGGGGCGCACGATGATAAAATTCCGCACGAGTCTGCAAAAATCAGGGCAACGCCCCCCACCCCCACAGGCGGTTGAGCCCAGTACCGAGACACGGGCAACGTCACCAATCACAATGCTGATGAATTACGCCACATCACAAAACGGGTAA
- a CDS encoding ActS/PrrB/RegB family redox-sensitive histidine kinase encodes MTKDPAQRLFADDARSDWVRLETLLLLRWLAIIGQTITVAIAAYFIGLRVELGLCFLAIGASVISNLVAMAIFPRSQRLSDRDAMLTLLFDLTQLGFLLFLTGGLNNPFALLILAPVTISATALTLGSTVMLGGIAIGLITVLAFYHVPLRSLDGSVLQIPPLFLLGFWIAIVIGIVFLSSYARRVTKETHSMNQALLATQMALAREQKLTDLGGVVAAAAHELGTPLATIKLVSSELADELAEALSSRPDLFEDAKLIRDQADRCRDILHSMGRAGKDDLQMRSAPFGEVLREAAEPHADRGIDLLYDLAPALPDVGDEDSAPPVIYRKPEIIHGLRNLVQNAVDFANATVWIEATWDLAEIRLCVIDDGAGFPSEVLSRLGDPFLRRRTRQSNSPQRVGYEGMGLGLFIAKTLLERSGARVSFRNSSDPFLTAAEKGAKRGAVVEVVWPKSRICLSEEERNTPLGQNKPFSP; translated from the coding sequence ATGACCAAAGACCCCGCCCAAAGATTATTTGCCGATGATGCGCGCAGCGATTGGGTGCGATTAGAGACGCTGTTGCTGTTGCGCTGGTTGGCGATCATTGGCCAGACGATCACTGTCGCAATTGCCGCCTATTTCATTGGCCTTCGGGTGGAATTGGGCCTGTGCTTTTTGGCCATTGGCGCGAGTGTCATCTCTAATCTTGTCGCGATGGCTATTTTCCCACGCAGCCAGAGATTGTCTGATCGCGATGCGATGCTTACCCTTCTTTTTGACCTTACACAGCTGGGGTTTTTGCTGTTTCTGACAGGGGGGTTAAACAATCCTTTCGCCTTGTTGATCTTGGCGCCTGTAACCATTTCGGCCACCGCACTGACGCTAGGCTCAACTGTCATGCTTGGCGGGATTGCCATTGGTTTGATTACAGTTTTGGCCTTTTACCATGTGCCACTGCGCAGTTTGGACGGATCAGTTCTACAAATCCCCCCGCTTTTCTTGCTTGGGTTTTGGATTGCGATTGTCATCGGCATCGTCTTTCTATCCTCCTATGCGCGGCGCGTGACCAAAGAGACGCATTCGATGAATCAGGCTCTCTTGGCCACGCAAATGGCCCTTGCGCGGGAACAAAAGCTCACCGATCTTGGGGGCGTGGTCGCTGCAGCGGCCCATGAACTGGGCACACCCTTAGCCACGATAAAACTTGTCTCTAGCGAATTGGCCGATGAACTGGCCGAGGCGCTATCAAGCCGACCCGATCTGTTCGAGGATGCAAAATTGATCCGTGACCAAGCGGATCGGTGCCGTGATATCCTTCATTCCATGGGGCGTGCGGGCAAGGATGATTTGCAAATGCGATCCGCCCCCTTTGGCGAAGTGCTCCGCGAAGCGGCGGAACCCCATGCTGATCGGGGTATTGACCTGCTCTATGATCTGGCGCCCGCCCTACCCGATGTAGGCGATGAGGACAGTGCCCCGCCTGTGATCTATCGCAAGCCTGAAATCATCCACGGCCTTCGCAATCTTGTCCAAAACGCGGTAGACTTTGCCAATGCGACAGTCTGGATTGAGGCAACATGGGATTTGGCCGAAATCCGTCTTTGCGTCATTGACGATGGCGCGGGTTTTCCCTCTGAGGTGTTAAGCAGGCTGGGCGATCCATTTTTACGCCGCCGCACCAGACAATCCAACAGCCCGCAACGTGTCGGGTATGAAGGCATGGGACTTGGCCTATTTATCGCCAAAACCCTATTAGAGCGTTCGGGCGCGCGGGTTAGCTTTCGCAATTCCAGCGACCCATTCCTGACAGCGGCGGAAAAAGGCGCAAAGCGCGGCGCGGTGGTTGAGGTTGTTTGGCCAAAGTCGCGGATTTGTTTGTCTGAAGAGGAACGAAATACGCCCCTCGGACAAAACAAACCTTTTTCTCCGTGA
- a CDS encoding SCO family protein, whose amino-acid sequence MTRYFAIGAFAILVLVLGGTTALILQGRSPLTLFQQPSALGGAGLVQNEDAYAQCRSTVIAGGSDTIGGPFELITEDGALVTSESLITEPTLLYFGYTFCPDVCPLDTVRNAEVVDILAARGEAVLPVFISIDPKRDTPERLREFTENIHPDMIGLTGSDAQVAAASRAYRTYYNSHDDGSDPYYLVDHSTFTYLVLPDAGFVEFFRRDTAPAEMADAVQCFLDASS is encoded by the coding sequence ATGACACGGTATTTTGCAATTGGTGCCTTTGCAATTCTCGTTCTGGTTTTGGGCGGGACAACGGCATTGATCTTGCAAGGGCGCTCGCCTTTGACATTGTTTCAACAACCAAGCGCGCTTGGCGGCGCGGGGCTTGTTCAAAACGAGGATGCCTATGCGCAATGCCGCTCAACCGTTATCGCGGGCGGGTCTGATACCATTGGCGGCCCGTTTGAATTGATCACCGAGGACGGCGCGTTGGTCACAAGTGAGTCGCTGATCACTGAGCCAACCTTGCTTTATTTTGGCTACACGTTTTGTCCTGATGTTTGCCCGCTGGACACGGTGCGCAATGCAGAAGTCGTGGATATTCTTGCCGCACGCGGTGAAGCCGTCTTGCCTGTTTTCATTTCAATTGATCCCAAGCGCGACACGCCCGAAAGGTTGCGCGAATTTACCGAAAACATCCACCCTGATATGATCGGCCTGACGGGGAGTGACGCACAAGTTGCCGCTGCAAGCCGTGCTTATCGCACCTATTACAACAGCCATGATGATGGGAGCGATCCATATTATTTGGTGGATCATTCGACTTTTACCTATTTGGTGTTGCCTGATGCAGGGTTTGTCGAATTCTTCCGCCGCGATACCGCCCCTGCAGAGATGGCAGATGCGGTGCAGTGTTTCCTCGATGCAAGCAGCTAA
- a CDS encoding ActR/PrrA/RegA family redox response regulator transcription factor translates to MSQERSLRDIGPDKSLLLVDDDEPFLRRLQRAMEKRGFEVEAAETVTAGKAIAMARPPAYAVVDLRLEDGNGLDVVEALRAKRPDARIVVLTGYGAIATAVAAVKIGATDYLSKPADANDITAALLASDDDLPPPPENPMSADRVRWEHIQRVYELCDRNVSETARRLNMHRRTLQRILAKRSPK, encoded by the coding sequence ATGTCGCAAGAGCGCAGTTTACGGGATATCGGGCCTGATAAGTCACTTCTCTTGGTGGATGATGACGAGCCGTTTCTGCGCCGATTGCAGCGCGCCATGGAAAAGCGTGGGTTTGAGGTTGAAGCCGCTGAAACTGTGACAGCAGGGAAAGCAATCGCGATGGCCCGCCCGCCTGCTTATGCGGTTGTCGATTTGCGGCTTGAAGATGGCAATGGCTTGGATGTTGTGGAAGCGCTCCGCGCGAAACGGCCCGATGCGCGGATTGTTGTTTTGACGGGTTATGGCGCGATTGCAACTGCGGTCGCTGCTGTAAAGATTGGCGCGACTGATTATTTGTCGAAACCAGCGGATGCAAATGACATCACCGCCGCGCTTTTGGCCAGTGATGATGATCTCCCCCCACCGCCCGAAAACCCGATGAGTGCTGACCGCGTGCGTTGGGAACATATTCAACGCGTTTATGAGCTCTGTGATCGCAATGTGTCCGAGACGGCACGGCGCTTGAATATGCATCGCCGCACGTTGCAACGGATTTTGGCGAAGCGCAGCCCGAAGTAA
- a CDS encoding HD family hydrolase translates to MPRSTPIRAWQRMLSGRRLDLLDPTPVDIEIEDIAHGLAFVARWNGQTRGDYPYSVAEHSLLVEQIYDLQHPNGPLKWNLAALLHDAPEYVIGDMISPVKSAVGPGYAELDARLTAAIHLRFGLPAELPKTVKTRIKQADRISAWIEAVQIAGFSETEADQFFGRPEAKLLSQITLALRPPAEVRADFTARHNALIARI, encoded by the coding sequence ATGCCGCGCTCAACACCCATCCGTGCTTGGCAACGAATGTTATCGGGTCGAAGGCTAGACCTGCTTGACCCCACACCCGTTGATATCGAGATCGAGGACATCGCCCATGGCCTCGCATTCGTAGCGCGTTGGAACGGTCAAACGCGCGGCGATTATCCTTATTCCGTGGCTGAGCATTCGCTGTTGGTTGAACAGATTTACGACCTGCAACATCCCAACGGCCCCTTGAAATGGAATCTGGCTGCGCTTTTGCACGATGCGCCCGAATATGTGATTGGCGATATGATCAGCCCCGTTAAATCCGCCGTGGGGCCTGGATATGCGGAATTGGATGCACGCTTAACCGCTGCAATTCATCTGCGATTTGGCCTGCCTGCCGAATTGCCCAAAACGGTCAAAACACGGATCAAACAAGCGGATCGCATCAGCGCGTGGATCGAGGCCGTGCAAATCGCGGGCTTTTCAGAAACCGAAGCAGATCAATTTTTTGGCAGGCCCGAAGCCAAGCTTCTGTCGCAAATCACCCTTGCGCTGCGCCCGCCCGCAGAGGTGCGCGCAGATTTCACCGCACGGCACAACGCGCTCATCGCGCGGATTTAA